A region of Candidatus Dependentiae bacterium DNA encodes the following proteins:
- the ybeY gene encoding rRNA maturation RNase YbeY: protein MIKIRNSQKKISFDVKQYHAKAQKILTHLGYNDFDLGILLTTEKTIQKYNKDFRNKDKATDVLSFPYHTELKAGKKIKILSDEDKNLGDIIIAVSYVFENKHNLDGDFDARMDRMLVHAICHLLGHDHIEDDEFKKMMTLENKLLKVIA from the coding sequence ATGATAAAAATAAGAAACAGCCAAAAAAAAATATCTTTCGACGTTAAGCAGTACCATGCCAAAGCTCAGAAAATTCTAACGCATCTTGGATACAATGATTTTGACTTAGGTATTTTACTAACGACAGAAAAGACAATTCAAAAATACAATAAAGATTTTCGAAATAAAGACAAAGCAACTGACGTGCTATCCTTTCCTTACCACACCGAGCTAAAGGCTGGTAAAAAAATCAAGATTTTATCCGATGAAGATAAAAACCTCGGTGATATTATCATTGCTGTTTCATATGTGTTTGAAAATAAACACAATCTAGATGGTGACTTTGATGCTCGAATGGATCGCATGCTTGTGCATGCTATTTGCCATCTTCTGGGGCATGATCACATAGAAGATGATGAGTTTAAAAAAATGATGACCCTCGAAAACAAACTTTTAAAAGTTATTGCTTAG
- a CDS encoding valine--tRNA ligase, with protein MENRYNHQQCDDQIRQLWQTNQTYRHKNPNFKKFTIDTPPPTVSGSLHIGHIFSYTQTDIIARYKRMTGHNVFYPFGFDCNGLATERFVEKKHNTNASKIGREKFIELCLSTTEEMKIKFVDLWRAIGLSAELEHTYSTISKDVQKIAQESFIGLVKKDYAYIKNEPALFCTQCRTTVAQAELDDMSQTTMFNDIQFQTADTNEPLTIATTRPELLPSCVAVLFHPDDKRYQNLTGKQAIVPIFSQTVPLLADETVLIEKGSGLVMVCTFGDKTDIEWYKKHKLPHNPSIDFNGKFVASTGQLAGLNVSDARKKIIEILKENNLLLNQKQIENTVSIHERCKHVIEYAILPQWFIKVVQNSNEFLAVADEINWYPKHMKSRFVDWVKNLSWDWCISRQRVFGIPFPVWYCNDCGEILLAEIKDLPLDPQQTCYGKPCTKCSSLNIRAEKDVMDTWNTSSLTPYICKQLYDKSNDSISSDSDFIPMSMRPQAHDIIRTWAFYTIVKTWMHQKQMPWNDIVISGYVLSENKEKISKSKDNAPTDPEKLLLQYAPDAIRFWTASGTLGQDIAFSPEQIMIGQKLLTKLWNALKFVHMHIDGKTLPKQKPQDLGVVNEWMIDQLQTCLKEYHDHFKKHEFSLALQSIEKVFWNDFCDNYLEIVKDQLFNPENYSQKEVQATLWTLRETGLIILQLYSPYLPHITEYLYQNILLKHDTSAMNSIHLTQLPEAQNINNDNQQSMSLILNVISHVRKLKTTAQLSLKAELSSITIYGATDQNQAVLKQQENTLKGVCKATKIVFCTTDQETALVQEQDSWKAHINITK; from the coding sequence ATGGAAAATCGATACAATCATCAACAATGCGACGATCAAATAAGACAGCTTTGGCAAACAAATCAAACTTATCGACATAAAAATCCAAACTTTAAAAAATTTACAATTGATACCCCCCCTCCAACAGTCTCAGGATCCCTGCATATCGGTCATATTTTTTCATACACACAAACAGACATCATCGCTCGGTACAAAAGAATGACTGGTCACAATGTCTTTTATCCTTTTGGCTTCGATTGTAATGGACTGGCAACAGAGCGTTTTGTAGAAAAAAAACACAACACGAATGCTTCAAAGATTGGCAGAGAAAAGTTCATTGAGCTTTGCCTTTCAACAACCGAAGAAATGAAAATTAAATTTGTAGACCTATGGCGTGCAATTGGACTTTCTGCAGAGCTTGAGCATACCTACTCAACTATCTCAAAAGATGTGCAAAAAATAGCACAAGAATCTTTTATTGGCTTGGTAAAAAAAGATTATGCCTACATCAAAAATGAACCAGCATTGTTTTGCACACAGTGTCGCACAACCGTTGCTCAAGCAGAACTTGATGATATGTCACAAACAACCATGTTTAACGATATTCAATTTCAAACAGCTGATACCAACGAGCCACTTACTATCGCAACAACACGCCCTGAACTTTTACCATCATGCGTTGCGGTTCTTTTTCATCCAGACGATAAGCGGTATCAAAACTTAACCGGCAAACAAGCAATTGTTCCCATCTTTAGTCAAACTGTTCCACTCCTTGCAGACGAAACCGTTCTGATAGAAAAAGGATCCGGGCTGGTAATGGTTTGTACTTTTGGTGATAAAACCGACATTGAATGGTACAAAAAACATAAGCTTCCACATAATCCATCAATTGATTTTAATGGAAAATTTGTTGCAAGCACTGGTCAACTTGCTGGACTAAATGTAAGCGATGCTCGTAAAAAAATTATTGAGATACTAAAAGAAAACAATCTTCTTTTAAACCAAAAACAGATTGAAAACACGGTAAGCATTCATGAGCGCTGCAAGCATGTAATTGAGTATGCAATTTTACCACAATGGTTTATTAAAGTAGTTCAAAATTCAAACGAATTTTTAGCAGTTGCTGATGAAATAAACTGGTATCCAAAACATATGAAATCTAGATTTGTTGATTGGGTTAAAAATCTTTCATGGGACTGGTGTATTTCCCGTCAAAGAGTGTTTGGAATTCCATTTCCAGTTTGGTACTGCAATGACTGCGGAGAAATACTTTTGGCTGAAATAAAAGATTTGCCATTAGATCCTCAGCAAACTTGCTATGGCAAACCATGCACAAAATGCTCAAGCTTAAATATTCGCGCAGAAAAAGATGTGATGGACACCTGGAACACCTCATCTTTAACTCCATACATCTGCAAACAACTTTATGATAAAAGTAACGATTCAATATCAAGCGACTCAGACTTTATTCCTATGAGCATGCGACCACAAGCACACGATATTATTCGAACATGGGCTTTTTATACCATTGTAAAAACATGGATGCATCAAAAACAGATGCCTTGGAACGACATCGTTATTTCAGGATATGTTTTAAGCGAAAATAAAGAAAAAATATCAAAGTCAAAAGACAACGCCCCAACAGACCCAGAAAAACTATTATTACAGTATGCTCCTGATGCTATTCGTTTTTGGACGGCTTCTGGAACCCTTGGTCAAGATATTGCCTTTTCTCCAGAACAAATAATGATTGGGCAAAAACTTTTAACAAAACTTTGGAATGCTTTAAAATTTGTACACATGCACATCGATGGAAAAACTCTTCCCAAGCAGAAGCCTCAAGACCTTGGTGTAGTAAATGAGTGGATGATAGACCAACTACAAACTTGCCTCAAAGAATATCATGATCACTTTAAAAAACATGAATTTAGCCTTGCGCTGCAATCAATTGAAAAAGTTTTTTGGAACGATTTTTGTGATAATTATTTAGAAATAGTTAAGGATCAACTATTTAATCCTGAAAATTACTCGCAAAAAGAAGTTCAGGCAACTTTATGGACACTTCGCGAAACAGGCTTAATTATTCTACAGCTTTATAGCCCATACTTGCCACACATCACAGAGTATTTATATCAAAATATTTTGTTAAAGCATGATACATCTGCAATGAATTCTATTCATTTGACACAGTTGCCAGAAGCTCAAAATATTAACAACGACAACCAACAAAGCATGTCTTTAATTTTAAATGTAATTTCGCATGTCAGAAAATTAAAAACAACAGCTCAGCTGTCCCTTAAGGCAGAGCTTTCCTCAATAACAATTTATGGCGCAACAGATCAAAACCAAGCCGTTTTAAAGCAACAAGAAAACACCTTAAAGGGCGTTTGCAAAGCAACAAAAATAGTGTTTTGCACAACAGACCAAGAAACAGCACTTGTTCAAGAGCAAGACAGCTGGAAAGCTCATATAAATATTACAAAATAA
- the tyrS gene encoding tyrosine--tRNA ligase, giving the protein MNEIEKSLKIITSGIAQCVPHADLVKKLESGKKLQIKLGMDPTAPDLHLGHAVVLKKMKQFQDLGHNVIFLIGDYTARIGDPTGKSKTRPPLTEEQIIKNSQTYFAQVGKILDLDKLTIAYNSTWLSKLTFADVISLCSKVTVARLIERDDFAKRLSQNIPVSMHELLYPIMQAYDSVDLRADVELGGTDQTFNLLCGRFLQEQMNQEPQVVITVPLLEGLDGVEKMSKSLGNAIGLFDEPSDAYGKLMSIGDSLVFRYYLLLLDRTEAQIQEMKDKVVAGSLHPMDLKKSMAHELVATFWSPSQADLAQKQFEALFQQKDLSQATQVEISDEFKKAPVWIVKILQELGALTSSSEGKRLIESGAVLVDDSVIKDFKTETQIVSGMIIKVGKHKIYKIK; this is encoded by the coding sequence ATGAATGAAATTGAAAAATCATTAAAAATTATTACATCTGGAATAGCGCAATGTGTGCCACATGCAGATTTAGTCAAAAAACTAGAGTCTGGTAAAAAATTACAAATTAAACTGGGCATGGACCCAACAGCGCCAGACTTACACCTTGGTCATGCAGTGGTTCTAAAAAAAATGAAACAGTTTCAAGACCTTGGGCACAATGTGATTTTTTTAATTGGGGATTACACCGCAAGAATTGGTGACCCAACAGGAAAATCAAAGACTCGCCCTCCGCTAACAGAAGAGCAAATCATAAAAAATTCACAAACTTATTTTGCTCAGGTTGGTAAAATTTTAGATTTGGACAAGTTAACGATAGCCTATAATTCTACCTGGCTTTCTAAATTAACTTTTGCTGATGTCATTTCTCTTTGCAGCAAAGTTACGGTTGCAAGACTTATTGAGCGAGATGATTTTGCAAAAAGACTTTCGCAAAATATTCCAGTTTCTATGCATGAACTTTTATATCCGATTATGCAGGCTTATGATTCTGTAGATCTTAGAGCTGACGTTGAATTGGGTGGCACAGACCAAACATTTAATTTGCTGTGTGGCAGATTTCTACAAGAGCAAATGAATCAAGAGCCACAAGTGGTAATTACTGTGCCGCTTTTAGAAGGTCTTGATGGTGTTGAAAAAATGTCAAAATCTTTGGGTAATGCTATTGGCCTTTTTGATGAACCATCTGACGCCTACGGAAAATTAATGTCGATTGGTGATAGCTTAGTTTTTAGATATTATTTGCTTTTGCTTGATAGAACAGAAGCTCAAATTCAAGAGATGAAAGATAAAGTCGTTGCAGGCAGCTTGCATCCAATGGATTTAAAAAAATCTATGGCTCACGAGTTGGTTGCAACTTTTTGGTCGCCTTCTCAGGCTGATTTGGCCCAAAAACAGTTTGAAGCGTTGTTTCAGCAAAAAGATTTATCCCAGGCAACTCAGGTAGAAATTTCTGATGAGTTTAAAAAAGCTCCGGTCTGGATTGTAAAAATTTTGCAAGAATTAGGCGCGCTAACTAGTTCATCTGAAGGCAAAAGATTAATAGAATCTGGCGCTGTGCTTGTTGATGACTCTGTGATTAAAGATTTTAAAACAGAAACCCAAATAGTTTCTGGAATGATTATTAAAGTTGGCAAACATAAGATATATAAAATTAAGTAG